From Gimesia panareensis, the proteins below share one genomic window:
- a CDS encoding TlpA family protein disulfide reductase — MRLWLTWMMLMSVLLVSQVDAEEKQQASTEETKPFLVVKLVDQEGKPVVGAQTGMVAIVKGSDREQGLEWDFGHYEQKSDAEGMLRFRDRGQFRSMVYARHAGRGLVAVKRTDLIEDQKSPLVLTMYPECHVTWTIESSQLRQRGKEIGVLRGLSSSENLICQWCQRTGSTLHFFLPQGEFSLLAHSKHISPIEKPIVIKAGQKTLDAGTSDAHAQKWILLEGQPAPEIADVKEWKNSPPIKLSQLRGKVVVLEFWGWWCGPCVYFGIPELFKLRDEYSQDDLAIIGIHTPYGEEDEVTSVAELDEKLAKIREKIWKGKTIEFPVVLTRFRKVPYYPGEKSSANAIMNVEYGINRFPSSIVIDRQGNVVGKLDLRDKAGREELRKLIEAK, encoded by the coding sequence ATGCTGATGTCCGTGCTTTTGGTTTCACAGGTGGATGCAGAAGAAAAACAACAGGCATCGACCGAAGAGACGAAACCGTTTCTGGTCGTGAAGCTAGTGGATCAGGAGGGAAAACCGGTGGTGGGGGCGCAGACCGGTATGGTGGCGATCGTCAAAGGCTCTGATCGTGAGCAGGGATTGGAGTGGGACTTCGGGCACTATGAGCAGAAGTCTGATGCTGAAGGGATGCTCCGGTTTCGCGATCGGGGCCAGTTTCGCAGCATGGTCTATGCGCGGCATGCCGGTCGTGGCCTGGTGGCTGTGAAACGGACGGATCTGATTGAGGACCAGAAGTCGCCCCTGGTGCTGACGATGTATCCTGAATGCCATGTTACCTGGACGATTGAAAGCAGTCAGCTCCGCCAACGCGGTAAAGAAATCGGGGTCCTGCGCGGGCTCAGTAGTTCGGAAAACCTGATCTGCCAGTGGTGTCAGCGCACAGGTTCGACGCTGCATTTTTTTCTACCGCAGGGAGAGTTTTCCCTTCTGGCTCACTCAAAACATATCAGTCCGATTGAGAAACCAATCGTGATCAAAGCCGGGCAGAAAACATTGGATGCGGGGACGTCGGATGCCCATGCCCAGAAGTGGATTTTACTCGAAGGTCAGCCAGCACCGGAAATCGCAGATGTCAAAGAGTGGAAAAATAGTCCGCCAATCAAGTTGTCGCAACTGAGAGGGAAAGTGGTCGTGCTGGAGTTCTGGGGCTGGTGGTGTGGTCCCTGCGTTTACTTCGGCATTCCGGAACTCTTCAAGTTGCGGGACGAATATTCGCAGGACGATCTGGCGATTATTGGCATTCATACGCCTTATGGTGAAGAGGATGAGGTGACATCGGTAGCGGAACTGGATGAGAAACTGGCCAAAATACGGGAGAAGATCTGGAAAGGAAAAACGATTGAATTTCCGGTGGTTCTCACCCGCTTTCGTAAGGTGCCGTACTATCCCGGTGAAAAGTCGAGTGCGAATGCGATCATGAATGTTGAATATGGCATCAACCGTTTCCCGAGTTCCATTGTGATCGATCGCCAGGGGAATGTTGTGGGGAAACTGGATCTGAGAGACAAGGCGGGACGCGAAGAACTGAGAAAGTTAATTGAAGCGAAGTGA
- a CDS encoding CPBP family intramembrane glutamic endopeptidase, whose amino-acid sequence MNRPLMPHPDDEQELDDQLPQEQQFFILGGSLFSIGFIVIAFGLGWALDVSPLTNLNWNWTDLLIGVLAALPMFLFFLLSVTLPVQAFQKIKQFLLDELGPRIVNGSILELFILCIFIGLGEELLFRGVLQSWSTQFGVVFAIVLTNMIFGILHSITRLYVIVATLMGVYLSLLLVLFTPQNLLIPITTHTVYDFLCFLMIIHLYRKQQATE is encoded by the coding sequence GTGAACCGCCCCCTTATGCCGCACCCGGACGACGAACAAGAACTGGATGACCAACTACCACAAGAACAGCAATTCTTCATCCTGGGTGGCTCGCTGTTTTCCATCGGCTTCATCGTCATTGCTTTCGGACTGGGCTGGGCTCTGGACGTCAGCCCGCTCACCAACCTGAACTGGAACTGGACCGATCTGCTCATCGGCGTCCTGGCAGCGCTGCCCATGTTTCTGTTTTTTCTGCTCTCGGTAACATTGCCCGTTCAGGCGTTTCAAAAGATCAAACAGTTTCTGCTCGATGAACTGGGACCACGCATTGTCAACGGTTCGATACTGGAACTGTTCATCCTCTGCATCTTCATCGGCCTGGGCGAAGAGCTGCTGTTTCGCGGCGTCCTGCAATCCTGGTCCACTCAATTCGGCGTGGTCTTTGCCATCGTCCTGACCAACATGATTTTCGGCATTCTGCACTCGATCACCCGTCTCTACGTGATTGTCGCCACGCTGATGGGCGTCTATCTCAGCCTGCTGCTCGTCCTCTTCACCCCCCAGAATCTGCTGATCCCCATCACCACTCACACCGTCTACGACTTCCTCTGCTTCCTGATGATCATCCACCTCTATCGCAAACAACAGGCAACGGAATAG
- a CDS encoding rod shape-determining protein codes for MLHRLRQWLCPDLAIDLGTANTLVAIQGEGIALDEPSVVALHKGSRKILGKGTAVGKLAKQMLGRTPDSIIAVRPLKEGVITDFELCESMLRYFILKARHHSRGLRPRVVIAVPGSITPVEKRAVFNSAERAGAGRVYLIEESKAAGIGAGLPISEPMASMVCDIGGGTSEVAIMSLGDTVVSNSVRIGGDKCDEAIVEYMKQHFSLRIGVQTAEDLKLELGSAYPLEQELTGEVKGLDTISSIPRKAIVTSEELREALHGPLESILNCCKQTIEQCKPELVADLADNGMVLTGGGALLRGLEYYMSEQLGIPVRVDEDPLRTVARGTAICLEHLSQWRHAFDNGEGDF; via the coding sequence ATGCTGCACCGTTTACGTCAATGGCTCTGTCCTGATTTGGCGATCGATCTGGGAACGGCGAACACACTCGTTGCGATCCAGGGCGAGGGGATTGCGCTGGACGAACCCTCGGTGGTGGCGTTGCATAAAGGCAGCCGCAAGATTCTGGGGAAAGGGACCGCGGTCGGAAAGCTGGCCAAACAGATGCTGGGGCGCACGCCGGACAGCATCATTGCGGTACGTCCACTCAAGGAAGGCGTGATCACTGACTTCGAACTCTGCGAGTCGATGCTGCGGTATTTCATTCTCAAGGCCCGCCATCACTCGCGTGGGCTACGACCGCGAGTCGTGATTGCGGTGCCGGGCAGTATTACGCCGGTCGAGAAGCGGGCCGTGTTCAACAGTGCCGAACGTGCAGGCGCAGGTCGGGTTTATCTGATTGAAGAATCGAAGGCGGCAGGCATTGGTGCCGGGCTGCCGATCTCCGAACCGATGGCGAGCATGGTGTGTGACATCGGCGGCGGCACGAGTGAAGTGGCCATCATGAGTCTGGGCGATACGGTGGTGAGCAACTCCGTGCGGATCGGCGGCGACAAGTGTGATGAAGCGATTGTCGAATACATGAAGCAGCATTTCTCGCTGCGGATTGGTGTGCAGACCGCGGAGGACCTCAAGCTGGAACTGGGGAGTGCCTATCCGCTGGAGCAGGAACTGACCGGCGAGGTCAAAGGCCTGGATACGATCAGCAGCATTCCCCGGAAAGCAATCGTGACCAGCGAGGAACTGCGGGAGGCCCTGCATGGTCCGTTGGAATCGATTTTGAACTGCTGCAAACAGACGATCGAACAGTGTAAGCCGGAACTGGTGGCGGATCTCGCGGATAATGGAATGGTGCTGACCGGCGGTGGTGCGCTGCTGAGGGGATTGGAATATTATATGAGCGAACAGCTGGGGATTCCGGTGCGGGTGGATGAAGATCCGCTGCGGACTGTGGCCCGCGGGACGGCGATCTGCCTGGAACATCTGAGCCAGTGGCGGCATGCTTTTGATAATGGCGAAGGTGACTTTTAA
- the mreC gene encoding rod shape-determining protein MreC, protein MKRESRSAEIKLVLLALLVGIGLYLVPGEYSGRLYNLMRDAVRPGLTLVQALKDRKTPEVKQSAPDGRVKQLERKLAAAAQENRRLALERLQLAEELAQLKRTGAPDYETQQSERLLVPDLIEANILGEAAIALLREGRLLDQGETQGVFESSFVLQSDLPAIDQGAAQGMKAGYSLYAGQAVIGKISEVGKWTSTLIPITSVKYRGSARIARKTEQGLQLGTDGILVGRGEGKCELLQIPPTESIQVGQEVYTGEVDRELPLSMQSTLGQPMYYGRVIEAELPRGAPYWKIIVEPAVKLSEVRQVSVLRQIINPRRMLAN, encoded by the coding sequence ATGAAGCGAGAATCCCGATCAGCAGAGATCAAGCTGGTGCTCCTGGCGCTGCTAGTCGGCATCGGTCTGTATCTGGTTCCTGGAGAGTATTCGGGGCGGTTGTATAATCTGATGCGGGATGCGGTGCGTCCCGGACTGACGCTGGTGCAGGCGTTGAAAGACCGGAAGACTCCGGAAGTCAAACAGAGTGCACCGGACGGACGTGTAAAACAGCTGGAACGGAAACTGGCGGCGGCCGCGCAGGAGAACCGTCGGCTGGCGCTGGAGCGGCTGCAACTGGCTGAAGAACTGGCGCAGCTCAAGCGGACAGGCGCCCCCGATTACGAGACGCAGCAGAGCGAACGGCTGCTGGTGCCCGATCTGATCGAGGCAAACATTCTGGGCGAGGCGGCAATCGCGCTGCTCAGAGAGGGACGGTTGCTCGATCAGGGCGAGACGCAGGGCGTATTTGAATCTTCGTTTGTACTCCAGTCGGATCTGCCTGCGATTGACCAGGGCGCCGCCCAGGGAATGAAAGCGGGTTACTCGCTGTATGCGGGACAGGCGGTGATTGGCAAGATCAGCGAGGTCGGCAAGTGGACGAGTACGCTGATCCCGATCACGTCAGTCAAGTATCGGGGGTCGGCCCGGATTGCCCGCAAAACCGAACAGGGGCTGCAACTGGGCACGGATGGTATCCTGGTGGGGCGCGGCGAAGGAAAATGTGAGCTGTTACAGATCCCGCCCACTGAATCGATTCAGGTGGGGCAGGAAGTCTATACGGGCGAAGTCGATCGCGAGTTGCCCTTAAGCATGCAGTCGACGCTGGGGCAGCCAATGTATTACGGGCGCGTGATCGAGGCCGAGCTGCCCCGCGGCGCACCCTACTGGAAAATCATTGTCGAACCGGCGGTCAAGCTGTCTGAAGTACGCCAGGTCAGCGTACTGCGACAGATTATCAACCCGCGACGGATGCTGGCGAACTGA
- the mreD gene encoding rod shape-determining protein MreD has product MKVFSLLLLCYLAIIAQLVLVPEMSVVGSRPHLPLVVLCLALFWLRDAQVFVWAILTGIICETFDNAHAGTGVLVLTGLCWLAYRIQVQFELRSLVSRSAVMLGLAFAFECLFQMVNRSDFRSLSELSSMLPVSAGNAVYTAVVGLVLLLICKMGRSLWPFSGNSDFAARHSYTSRYSH; this is encoded by the coding sequence GTGAAAGTTTTCAGCTTACTGTTGCTCTGTTACCTGGCAATCATCGCGCAACTGGTGCTGGTGCCCGAAATGAGCGTGGTCGGCAGCCGACCTCATCTGCCGCTGGTTGTGCTTTGTCTGGCGCTGTTCTGGTTGCGGGACGCACAGGTGTTTGTCTGGGCGATTCTGACAGGCATCATTTGTGAGACGTTCGACAACGCGCATGCGGGGACCGGCGTCCTGGTTTTGACGGGGCTCTGCTGGCTGGCGTATCGGATTCAGGTGCAGTTCGAACTGCGGTCCCTGGTGAGCCGTTCGGCTGTGATGCTGGGGCTGGCGTTTGCCTTTGAATGTCTGTTTCAGATGGTGAACCGGAGCGACTTCAGGTCTCTGTCGGAACTGTCCAGCATGCTGCCGGTTTCCGCGGGCAATGCTGTTTATACGGCTGTGGTGGGACTGGTGTTGCTGCTGATCTGCAAAATGGGTCGGTCTTTGTGGCCTTTCTCTGGCAATTCCGATTTTGCGGCCAGACACTCCTACACCTCCCGTTATTCCCACTGA
- a CDS encoding peptidoglycan D,D-transpeptidase FtsI family protein — protein sequence MRNRPGNDHMTLENEAGGQSFQVDRLPGVRVFLLGLILVVPLLAVSGRLMFIQMMNAEHFYSRFGQTTESFESIPSRDGRIVSIDGRVLALDVERFDLQAHYRWLEEPPNPRWLKQQALTLLEPVERRDQEKVKAAQEQVLARRQQLWEELAQVMRTTPEELQTSCRDVQERVETIIESVNQRASQKENDSEVTEAESETKTVTKEDQLQQFWSLLKDALTRPPRRPRRERIVVREELDYHTLASGIPREIALAISAHPERFPGIHIQVATLREYPQKTLAPHEIGIRHRIDEKTLEARKLRFPEGDPLDYQEGDRIGKMGVERTYDRYLRGLRGLKKVIKNRQGEIIRTEIVREPKSGDDVVLTLNTSLQDEVQNLLDESLHELRQGTEEQPAEQTDPAAGGCVVVLDVRTGAIVATAAAPRYDLNLLLHPTPEEWQAVLNDPRRPLFPRATQMMLPPGSTFKALTSIALMESGKVDPDEPYVCRGYLDRPDRHRDYIYRHYGVGHNELTLTRALRESCNVYFFQAARKMGPETIYHWADQLGFGKPTGIDIPGERGGHLPDPSPAKPGKKSPWYPGDTLGMAIGQSRLTVTPLQIARLMAVVANDGELVVPHLAHSIVPSAESATTTRQMISYPRRYVSGIHPGTLERVREGLIEVVAHSRGTGYKTVRLKEITIAGKTGTAETGGGKNDHAWFAGFVPAQRPKYAFAVVIEHGGSGSRVAGPVAQKLVRAMLDSSLLQPTQPKLQAN from the coding sequence ATGCGAAACCGTCCTGGCAATGATCACATGACGCTGGAAAACGAGGCCGGTGGCCAGTCGTTTCAGGTGGATCGTCTGCCCGGCGTACGTGTGTTTCTGCTGGGGCTGATTCTGGTAGTCCCCCTGCTGGCGGTCAGCGGGCGGCTGATGTTCATTCAGATGATGAACGCGGAACATTTTTACTCCCGGTTTGGCCAGACAACAGAGTCGTTTGAAAGTATTCCGAGTCGGGACGGGCGGATCGTATCCATTGATGGTCGCGTGCTGGCGCTGGATGTGGAACGCTTTGATCTGCAGGCGCATTATCGCTGGCTGGAAGAACCGCCGAACCCGCGGTGGTTGAAACAGCAGGCGCTGACGTTGCTAGAACCAGTGGAACGTCGCGATCAGGAGAAGGTCAAAGCGGCGCAGGAACAGGTGCTGGCCCGACGGCAACAGCTGTGGGAAGAGCTGGCGCAGGTCATGCGGACCACACCTGAAGAATTGCAGACATCGTGCCGGGACGTGCAAGAGCGGGTGGAGACGATTATCGAGAGCGTCAATCAACGGGCCTCTCAGAAGGAGAACGATAGCGAAGTCACAGAAGCGGAATCGGAAACGAAGACCGTCACAAAAGAGGACCAGCTGCAGCAGTTCTGGTCGCTGCTGAAAGACGCGTTAACGCGGCCGCCCCGCCGTCCGCGGCGCGAACGAATTGTGGTGCGCGAGGAGCTGGATTATCACACGCTGGCGTCCGGGATTCCGCGTGAGATCGCACTGGCGATCTCGGCTCATCCGGAGCGGTTTCCGGGAATTCATATCCAGGTGGCGACGTTGCGCGAATATCCGCAGAAGACGCTCGCACCGCACGAGATCGGGATTCGGCATCGGATCGATGAAAAGACGCTGGAGGCGCGCAAGCTGCGGTTTCCGGAGGGGGATCCACTGGATTACCAGGAGGGGGACCGGATCGGCAAGATGGGGGTCGAACGGACCTACGACCGTTACCTGCGCGGCTTGCGTGGCTTGAAAAAAGTGATCAAGAACCGACAGGGAGAAATCATCCGGACCGAAATCGTTCGCGAGCCGAAATCGGGCGACGATGTGGTACTGACGCTCAATACCAGCCTGCAGGACGAAGTACAGAATCTGCTGGATGAATCGTTGCATGAGCTGCGTCAGGGGACCGAGGAGCAGCCGGCGGAGCAGACGGATCCGGCAGCCGGCGGTTGTGTGGTGGTGCTGGATGTGCGAACCGGTGCGATCGTGGCGACGGCAGCGGCACCGCGGTACGATCTGAATCTGCTGCTGCATCCGACTCCCGAAGAGTGGCAGGCGGTTCTGAACGATCCGCGTCGTCCACTGTTTCCCCGGGCCACACAGATGATGCTGCCGCCCGGTTCGACGTTCAAAGCGCTGACCTCGATTGCATTGATGGAAAGTGGCAAGGTCGACCCGGATGAACCGTATGTCTGCCGGGGGTATCTGGATCGTCCCGATCGGCATCGCGACTATATTTACCGTCACTACGGCGTGGGGCATAACGAGCTGACACTGACGCGGGCGTTGCGGGAATCGTGTAACGTCTACTTCTTTCAGGCGGCCCGGAAGATGGGACCGGAGACGATTTATCACTGGGCCGATCAACTCGGGTTCGGCAAGCCGACGGGCATCGATATTCCGGGGGAGCGGGGCGGACATCTGCCCGATCCCTCTCCAGCAAAACCGGGGAAAAAATCGCCCTGGTATCCGGGGGATACCCTGGGAATGGCCATTGGTCAGTCGCGGCTGACGGTGACGCCGCTGCAGATCGCGCGGCTGATGGCGGTGGTGGCGAATGACGGAGAGCTGGTGGTGCCCCACCTGGCACATAGTATCGTGCCCTCTGCTGAATCAGCCACTACGACGCGGCAGATGATTTCGTATCCGCGGCGGTACGTGAGCGGCATTCATCCGGGGACGCTGGAACGGGTGCGGGAAGGATTGATCGAGGTGGTCGCGCATTCACGGGGGACCGGATATAAAACGGTCCGTCTCAAGGAAATCACGATTGCCGGTAAAACGGGGACCGCAGAAACCGGAGGCGGGAAGAACGACCATGCCTGGTTCGCGGGATTCGTCCCCGCGCAGCGACCGAAGTATGCGTTTGCCGTAGTGATCGAGCATGGGGGCTCCGGGAGCCGCGTGGCGGGGCCAGTGGCGCAGAAGCTGGTGCGGGCGATGCTCGATTCCAGCCTGCTGCAGCCAACCCAACCGAAGTTGCAGGCAAACTGA
- a CDS encoding alkaline phosphatase: MKRAVSASLFALVLLAICSPVSAKKPEADHIRKIQTEAIRNKKSPIAHWGFDPENYTQWSTHSLRLIPVYTFGTKDAGQGIDLNSYTGQNSPYRNAKKLESIYGYLPENSVNATAEYLDQTNLYNIQEAALKAGKKNIILVVFDGMDWQTTRAAALYYNRADKYQSGRGTGLYFQDYPAAGTSQFGFMVTAPHNAATNVDVDKQSVLNPGGKIRGGYNAEKGGPNPWTPGKDKKYLIGSPSNNYGEHAYPDSANTATSMTAGIKSYNNAINVDPTGAPVTTIAHQAQQDGYAIGVVTSVPITHATPAAAYAHNVSRNDYQDIARDLVGQSSISHPNDSLPGLDVVLGGGFGTMEKKSGGKSHGKNFVPGWKYISEETIEKADVKHGGKYTVALRSPGVSGKTGLQQATQSAIKNKTRLLGVYGVGNYAAHLPFQTADGDYQPAPGLKNSAEKYSTEDIKENPTLADMTESALDVLSQNKKGFWLLVEAGDVDWANHDNNLDNSIGAVKSGEAAFKVITDWVEKHSNWQDTVVILTADHGHYLHIDQPEALIPPKEEK; encoded by the coding sequence ATGAAACGCGCTGTTTCTGCCAGCCTGTTCGCGCTGGTTTTACTGGCAATCTGTTCGCCCGTCTCCGCGAAAAAACCGGAGGCCGACCACATTCGCAAGATCCAGACCGAAGCCATTCGCAATAAGAAAAGTCCCATCGCACACTGGGGCTTCGATCCAGAAAACTATACCCAGTGGTCCACCCACTCGCTGCGGCTGATCCCCGTCTACACCTTTGGCACCAAAGACGCCGGCCAGGGAATCGACCTGAATTCCTACACGGGTCAGAACAGCCCTTACCGCAATGCGAAAAAACTCGAATCCATTTACGGCTACCTCCCCGAAAACAGCGTGAACGCCACAGCGGAATACCTGGACCAGACCAACCTCTACAACATTCAGGAAGCCGCCCTCAAAGCAGGCAAGAAAAACATCATCCTGGTCGTCTTTGACGGCATGGACTGGCAGACCACCCGGGCCGCCGCCCTCTATTATAATCGTGCTGACAAATATCAAAGCGGTCGCGGAACTGGCCTCTACTTCCAGGATTATCCTGCAGCCGGCACGTCCCAGTTCGGCTTCATGGTCACCGCGCCTCATAACGCGGCCACCAACGTGGACGTCGACAAACAGAGCGTCTTGAATCCCGGAGGCAAAATCCGCGGTGGATACAATGCGGAAAAAGGGGGGCCCAACCCCTGGACGCCGGGCAAAGACAAAAAGTACCTCATCGGCAGCCCCAGTAACAATTACGGGGAGCACGCCTATCCCGACTCCGCAAATACCGCCACCTCCATGACCGCGGGAATCAAGTCCTACAACAATGCCATCAACGTCGATCCCACCGGTGCCCCGGTGACGACGATTGCCCATCAGGCGCAGCAGGACGGTTATGCCATCGGCGTCGTTACCAGCGTCCCGATCACACACGCGACTCCCGCAGCCGCCTATGCTCACAACGTCAGCCGCAACGATTACCAGGACATCGCCCGCGACCTCGTCGGCCAGTCTTCGATCTCCCATCCCAATGATTCCCTGCCCGGTCTGGACGTCGTCCTCGGCGGCGGGTTCGGCACCATGGAGAAAAAGTCCGGCGGGAAATCGCACGGTAAGAACTTCGTCCCCGGCTGGAAATACATCTCCGAGGAAACCATCGAAAAAGCCGACGTCAAGCACGGCGGAAAGTACACGGTCGCTCTCAGGTCTCCTGGCGTTTCTGGTAAAACAGGTCTCCAGCAGGCCACTCAGTCCGCCATCAAAAATAAGACCCGCCTGCTGGGCGTCTATGGTGTCGGCAACTACGCCGCCCACCTCCCCTTTCAGACCGCAGACGGGGATTACCAGCCCGCTCCCGGACTGAAAAACAGTGCCGAAAAATACTCGACGGAAGACATTAAAGAAAACCCCACCCTGGCCGACATGACCGAGTCTGCCCTCGATGTTCTCAGCCAGAATAAAAAGGGATTCTGGCTACTCGTCGAAGCCGGCGATGTCGACTGGGCCAACCACGACAACAACCTCGATAACTCCATCGGAGCCGTCAAAAGCGGGGAAGCCGCCTTCAAAGTCATCACCGACTGGGTCGAAAAGCACAGCAACTGGCAGGACACCGTCGTGATCCTCACCGCCGATCATGGGCACTACCTGCACATCGATCAGCCAGAAGCGCTCATTCCTCCCAAAGAGGAAAAATAG
- a CDS encoding STM4011 family radical SAM protein, giving the protein MPVTLSILYRGPLSSCNYDCHYCPFAKRHETAAELKTDRLALERLVDWIKTRTGDSLSLFFTPWGEALTRRWYQAAICELTRLEQVEKVAAQTNLSYDLDWIENANTSRLALWCTFHPSQTTRARFLSQSRRLTELGVAHSVGSVGLPEDLEEIERLRAELPDDIYLWVNAAKSSNVDYQGELLERFTAIDPLFELNTQYHASLGRSCRCGSSVISVDGAGEIYRCHFIKQRLGNLYEPGFEVCLTDRPCTNQTCGCHIGYVHLDDLKLYPVFQEGILERIPVEIQSGPENSFPVA; this is encoded by the coding sequence ATGCCAGTAACTCTCAGCATTCTATATCGCGGCCCCCTCTCCAGTTGCAACTACGACTGTCATTACTGCCCCTTTGCCAAACGCCATGAAACCGCTGCCGAATTAAAAACCGATCGTCTGGCCCTCGAACGCCTGGTCGACTGGATCAAAACCCGCACGGGCGACTCACTCTCCCTCTTCTTCACCCCCTGGGGAGAAGCACTCACCCGCCGCTGGTATCAGGCAGCCATCTGTGAACTGACCCGCCTCGAGCAAGTCGAAAAAGTCGCCGCCCAGACCAATCTCTCTTATGATTTAGATTGGATCGAAAACGCGAATACCTCCCGGCTGGCCCTCTGGTGCACTTTTCATCCCTCGCAGACCACGCGGGCCCGCTTCCTCTCTCAGTCGCGACGGCTGACCGAACTGGGCGTGGCACACAGTGTCGGCTCTGTCGGACTTCCTGAAGATCTGGAAGAAATCGAACGACTCCGTGCGGAACTCCCCGACGACATCTACCTCTGGGTCAACGCTGCCAAAAGTTCGAACGTCGATTACCAGGGCGAACTCCTCGAACGCTTCACAGCCATCGATCCGCTGTTTGAACTCAATACTCAATATCATGCGAGCCTGGGTCGCAGTTGCCGGTGTGGCTCCAGTGTGATTTCCGTGGACGGTGCCGGCGAAATCTATCGCTGCCACTTCATCAAACAGCGGCTGGGGAATCTTTATGAACCCGGTTTTGAGGTCTGCCTCACCGATCGTCCTTGCACAAATCAGACTTGTGGCTGCCACATCGGATATGTACATCTGGACGATCTGAAACTGTACCCGGTTTTCCAGGAAGGGATCCTGGAACGCATCCCGGTAGAAATTCAGTCCGGGCCAGAAAATTCGTTCCCTGTCGCGTGA
- a CDS encoding STM4012 family radical SAM protein translates to MTQLQTMLAETPFVSYSYAYPHKSAYRPFASPLPLREIWESEDRTDLSLYVHLPFCEYRCGFCNLFTLSNPQTDLATQYLQQLRVEARQVRDQLPDFHFSQLAIGGGTPTYLEPDELAQLFEILQQELHTSPEQIPASIEGSPATLTAEKVTLIRAQGVDRISLGIQSFDEQEALHLGRPQKRKEILQALDLVRSAGFPTLNLDLIYGADGQTAASFLNSLQQALAFRPEEIYLYPLYVRPLTGLGRKQQQWDDHRLTLYRAGRDFLLEHGYAQHSLRMFRLEDSTQPHDTQYCCQTDGMIGLGCGARSYTSRTHYSSEFAVGRSSVAAIIAHYLEQEPESFASVDYGFQLNCDEQRRRFLILSLLQTTGLSRDFYADTFGADVLDHFPALEELAEHGLARITADTIILTSTGLERSDTIGPWLYSEQVLQCMETFQCQ, encoded by the coding sequence ATGACCCAACTGCAGACAATGCTCGCGGAAACACCGTTCGTCTCTTACAGCTACGCTTATCCGCATAAGTCCGCCTATCGTCCATTCGCCAGTCCCCTCCCCCTGCGGGAGATCTGGGAATCGGAAGACCGCACCGACCTCTCGCTCTACGTGCATCTTCCCTTCTGTGAATACCGGTGCGGGTTCTGCAACCTGTTTACCCTCTCGAATCCCCAGACGGATCTCGCCACTCAATATCTGCAACAACTCCGCGTCGAGGCCCGACAGGTGCGCGATCAGCTGCCCGACTTTCATTTCTCCCAGCTCGCGATCGGCGGAGGCACCCCCACCTACCTGGAGCCCGACGAACTCGCACAGTTATTTGAGATCCTGCAACAGGAACTGCATACCAGCCCAGAGCAAATCCCTGCCAGCATCGAAGGCTCACCCGCCACCTTGACCGCAGAAAAAGTAACCCTCATCCGCGCACAGGGAGTCGACCGCATCAGTCTCGGCATTCAGTCGTTTGACGAACAGGAAGCCCTCCACCTCGGACGTCCGCAGAAACGGAAGGAAATTCTGCAGGCCCTCGATCTGGTCCGCAGTGCCGGCTTTCCCACTCTCAATCTCGATCTGATCTACGGGGCTGACGGTCAGACTGCCGCCAGCTTTCTTAACTCCCTGCAGCAGGCACTGGCATTCCGACCGGAAGAAATCTATCTCTACCCCCTTTATGTCCGCCCCTTAACCGGTCTGGGACGCAAACAGCAACAGTGGGACGACCATCGCCTCACCCTCTACCGCGCCGGAAGAGATTTCCTGCTGGAACACGGATACGCTCAACACTCGCTCCGCATGTTTCGCTTAGAGGACTCAACACAACCCCACGATACACAGTACTGCTGTCAGACGGATGGCATGATCGGTCTGGGCTGCGGTGCCCGCTCTTACACCAGCCGCACCCACTACTCCAGCGAATTCGCGGTCGGCCGCAGCAGCGTAGCGGCCATCATCGCCCACTATCTGGAACAGGAGCCGGAGTCCTTCGCTTCTGTCGACTACGGTTTTCAACTGAACTGCGATGAACAGCGCCGCCGCTTTCTCATCCTCTCGCTCCTGCAGACGACGGGGCTCTCCCGTGACTTCTATGCAGACACATTCGGGGCAGATGTCCTGGATCATTTTCCCGCGCTGGAGGAACTGGCAGAGCATGGCCTCGCCCGGATCACCGCCGATACGATCATCCTCACATCAACCGGTCTCGAACGTTCGGACACGATCGGCCCCTGGCTCTACTCGGAACAGGTCCTGCAGTGTATGGAGACGTTTCAATGCCAGTAA